A region of Deinococcus rubellus DNA encodes the following proteins:
- a CDS encoding DUF2156 domain-containing protein, translating into MTPPITSPLSAAARAALTVPAPTGPQTPSPLQRLAWHQQFGYNPSSLGALGAEVFTASGIEGGLGYHSAGRAWIGTGDPLCDPNDQAALLAAFVVGARRAGKLPLLLPVTARLAAAAPPSLRAVTLGATPYLDLQRWSPAGNRGKMLRGNLGKARRLGVSCQRAAPTPVFQAECTALMQSWQAQRRAGAVLGWVFDLDPFAWAADKRYFLARDQTGQAAAFLAASPLPARGGWYLEDIIRRPDAPDGTAAALVAHALSELRGEEGAQLATLGAVPLCLPRRSDVGVQVSRSLEALLYAARPLLSHWYNFDGLRQFKNQFAPTFWENEYLLLPGRRSLPGAALGLLRATLPGGLRSLRMP; encoded by the coding sequence ATGACCCCGCCGATCACATCGCCGCTGTCTGCGGCCGCCCGCGCTGCACTGACTGTTCCTGCTCCGACTGGGCCGCAGACGCCTTCACCTTTGCAGCGCCTGGCCTGGCACCAGCAGTTCGGCTACAATCCGTCCTCACTGGGGGCGCTGGGGGCGGAGGTGTTCACGGCGAGCGGCATCGAGGGTGGGCTGGGCTACCATTCAGCAGGCCGGGCCTGGATCGGGACCGGCGACCCGTTGTGTGATCCCAATGATCAGGCGGCGCTGCTCGCGGCGTTCGTGGTGGGTGCGCGGCGAGCGGGCAAGTTGCCGCTGCTGCTGCCAGTCACGGCCCGGCTGGCCGCCGCCGCGCCGCCCAGCTTGAGGGCGGTGACGCTGGGGGCCACGCCGTACCTCGACCTTCAACGCTGGTCCCCGGCGGGTAACCGGGGCAAGATGCTGCGCGGCAACCTCGGCAAGGCGCGGCGGCTGGGCGTCAGCTGCCAGCGGGCCGCCCCGACGCCCGTCTTCCAGGCCGAATGTACGGCGCTCATGCAGAGCTGGCAGGCCCAGCGGCGGGCCGGAGCCGTGCTGGGCTGGGTCTTCGACCTCGACCCGTTTGCCTGGGCGGCAGACAAACGCTATTTCCTGGCGCGCGACCAGACCGGACAGGCCGCTGCTTTCCTGGCGGCCAGTCCACTTCCGGCCCGCGGCGGCTGGTATCTGGAAGACATCATTCGCCGCCCCGACGCCCCGGACGGCACGGCAGCGGCGCTGGTGGCCCACGCGCTGAGCGAGTTGCGCGGTGAGGAAGGCGCGCAGCTCGCCACCCTGGGGGCTGTGCCGCTGTGCCTGCCGCGCCGCAGCGACGTCGGTGTCCAGGTATCCAGATCGCTCGAAGCACTGCTCTACGCCGCCCGTCCGCTGCTCTCGCACTGGTACAACTTCGACGGCCTGCGCCAGTTCAAAAACCAGTTTGCGCCGACGTTCTGGGAAAACGAATACCTGCTGTTGCCAGGTCGCCGCTCCCTGCCCGGTGCGGCGCTGGGGCTGCTGAGGGCCACGCTGCCGGGCGGCTTACGAAGTCTGCGGATGCCCTGA
- the tnpC gene encoding IS66 family transposase codes for MRELEAQVAQLLGRLRDLEARLAQDSTTSSQPPSKNKPWVPKSERQKTGRSSGAQRGHVGKTLKMAEHVDEVVSLPLTGYCACGHAWESVSAQGHVARQVMDLPELRLQVTEYRADVKVCPGCRHRQHASFPDDVPGRVQYGSRVHGLAVSLNAAHFIPLERTTEILEALCGAHPSEGTIVLNLQLAADRLIDFETQLKAALLNQPVLHADETGSKVNGKLQWMHVVSCAQLTLDGQHSQRGFAALEAMNVLPQFKGILMHDAWSTSFKLSAKHALCGAHLLRELRGLAEHHAQVWAGELRDALRLVYHQQKDGTITPDLVIAFEQQFDALLDAGLKANPPAPPVPGRRGRTKQTPGRNLALRCQQHREAVLRFLHDEGVPFDNNQAERDIRPWCVKRKVSGGFRSKEGGQHFARIRSDISTLHKQGLNVWHGLVSVFRSEIIMPSFCC; via the coding sequence ATTCGTGAACTCGAAGCGCAGGTGGCTCAGTTGCTCGGACGGCTCCGGGACCTCGAGGCCCGGTTGGCACAGGACAGCACGACGTCCAGTCAACCACCGAGCAAAAACAAGCCGTGGGTACCCAAGAGTGAGCGCCAGAAGACCGGCCGGTCTTCTGGCGCTCAACGTGGTCATGTCGGTAAGACCCTCAAGATGGCGGAGCACGTGGATGAGGTCGTCTCCTTACCGTTGACCGGATATTGCGCCTGTGGACACGCGTGGGAGAGCGTCAGTGCCCAAGGGCACGTAGCACGGCAGGTCATGGACCTGCCAGAGCTGCGTTTGCAGGTGACCGAGTACCGCGCGGACGTCAAGGTCTGCCCAGGGTGTCGGCACCGCCAGCACGCATCCTTCCCTGACGACGTTCCCGGCCGGGTTCAGTACGGGTCTCGGGTTCATGGGCTGGCGGTCTCCCTGAATGCGGCACACTTCATACCGCTGGAACGCACCACGGAGATCCTCGAAGCGTTGTGTGGAGCGCATCCCAGTGAAGGCACCATTGTCCTGAACCTCCAATTGGCTGCTGACCGCCTCATCGACTTCGAGACACAGCTCAAAGCCGCGCTGCTCAATCAACCCGTCCTGCACGCCGATGAGACCGGCAGCAAGGTCAACGGCAAGCTGCAGTGGATGCATGTCGTGAGCTGCGCGCAGCTCACCCTGGATGGCCAGCATTCCCAGCGGGGCTTCGCCGCGCTGGAAGCCATGAATGTCCTGCCGCAGTTCAAGGGCATCCTGATGCACGACGCCTGGAGCACGTCTTTCAAGCTCTCCGCGAAACACGCACTCTGCGGGGCACACCTGCTGCGCGAACTGCGTGGCCTCGCCGAGCATCACGCTCAAGTATGGGCGGGAGAGCTGCGAGACGCGCTGCGCCTGGTGTACCACCAGCAGAAGGATGGGACGATCACTCCCGACCTCGTGATCGCCTTCGAACAGCAGTTCGATGCCCTGCTGGACGCTGGACTGAAGGCCAATCCTCCAGCACCTCCGGTCCCTGGGAGACGAGGCCGAACGAAACAGACACCAGGCCGCAACCTGGCCCTGAGGTGCCAGCAGCACCGCGAGGCGGTGCTGCGCTTCCTCCACGACGAAGGTGTGCCTTTTGACAACAATCAGGCCGAACGGGACATCAGGCCGTGGTGCGTTAAACGCAAGGTCTCTGGGGGCTTCCGATCCAAGGAGGGCGGCCAGCACTTCGCCCGTATCCGGAGTGACATCTCGACGCTCCACAAGCAGGGATTGAACGTCTGGCATGGCCTCGTCAGCGTGTTTCGCAGTGAAATCATTATGCCTAGTTTTTGCTGCTGA
- the nagA gene encoding N-acetylglucosamine-6-phosphate deacetylase yields MTDLSGMLVLPGGLQAGRLSFGATIEQVLTEQPHQEGTPVRYLLSGFIDTHVHGGNGGDTMDGAAGIATLARFHARHGTTTLLPTTITNPWARVLAALDAVREVVEVGVPGGADIIGAHLEGPFISPHKLGAQPPLTLSPTPGLVAQALASGVIKAVTLAPEVPGAAQAGLDFARAGVRVGVGHTTADAETVREFLKAVQAAGGRTAATHLYNAMGGIEGRVPGPAGALITDPHTWLEIILDGVHVHEISFLLAHLAAAGRVVLITDAMRAAGLGDGESELGGQKVIVKDGKAVLADGRSIAGSVLTLDVALRNALAAGLGLPDVSRMLSAAPAESLGLTDRGRLDVGLRADLVVLSEQFEVEAVYVGGKQI; encoded by the coding sequence ATGACCGACCTCAGCGGCATGCTGGTGCTGCCCGGCGGACTCCAGGCAGGGCGCTTGAGCTTCGGAGCGACCATCGAGCAGGTCCTGACCGAACAGCCCCATCAGGAAGGCACGCCCGTCCGCTACCTGCTGTCCGGCTTCATCGACACCCACGTTCACGGTGGAAACGGCGGCGACACCATGGACGGCGCGGCGGGGATTGCTACGCTGGCCCGCTTTCACGCCCGGCACGGCACCACCACCCTGCTGCCCACCACCATCACCAACCCCTGGGCGCGGGTACTGGCGGCGCTGGACGCGGTACGCGAGGTGGTGGAAGTCGGCGTACCGGGCGGGGCCGACATCATCGGCGCTCACCTGGAAGGCCCCTTCATCAGCCCCCACAAGCTGGGCGCGCAGCCGCCGCTGACCCTCTCCCCCACCCCTGGCCTGGTGGCGCAGGCGCTGGCCAGCGGGGTCATCAAGGCCGTGACCCTCGCGCCGGAAGTGCCGGGAGCCGCCCAGGCCGGGCTGGACTTTGCCCGCGCGGGCGTGAGGGTGGGCGTGGGCCACACCACCGCCGACGCCGAGACAGTCCGCGAGTTTCTGAAAGCGGTGCAGGCGGCGGGCGGGCGAACGGCGGCCACCCACCTCTACAACGCGATGGGCGGCATCGAGGGCCGCGTTCCCGGGCCTGCCGGGGCGCTGATCACCGATCCCCACACCTGGCTGGAAATCATTCTGGACGGCGTTCACGTTCACGAAATCAGTTTTCTGCTGGCCCATCTGGCTGCCGCTGGGCGGGTGGTGCTGATCACCGACGCCATGCGCGCCGCCGGACTCGGTGACGGCGAGAGCGAACTCGGGGGGCAAAAAGTCATCGTCAAGGACGGCAAGGCCGTGCTGGCCGATGGGCGCAGCATCGCGGGCAGTGTGCTGACGCTCGACGTGGCGCTCAGAAACGCGCTGGCAGCGGGCCTGGGCCTCCCCGACGTGAGCCGGATGCTCAGCGCCGCGCCCGCCGAGTCGCTGGGACTGACGGACCGGGGCCGCCTGGACGTGGGCCTGCGGGCCGACCTGGTGGTGCTCAGCGAGCAATTTGAAGTGGAAGCGGTGTACGTGGGCGGGAAGCAGATCTGA
- a CDS encoding SIS domain-containing protein, with translation MTQMNTPDLFDPLMLQEARQTPQVLERQQRENAEAVTRLATALRERRPPYAVTVARGSSDHACTVLKYALETQLALPVASLGPSVHTLYGARLDLRGALVIAVSQSGASPDVVENVQMAREGGAITVALVNVEDSDLARAAEFTLPLRCGEERAVAATKSYLASLTAFLPVIAALTDDQALQDALTGLPDKLTQTLELESSASDLAERYRFAENLLVLARGLHFGVAQEAALKLKETCGIHAEAYSAAEFSHGPKRLLAEGLPLLGFASADAARSATEQAYRDLVISGADLRTIGPAPASSLITPQTGHALTDPVASALAFYLFAGHLALHKGLNPDAPPLLSKVTKTR, from the coding sequence ATGACCCAGATGAATACTCCGGACCTTTTCGACCCCCTGATGCTCCAGGAAGCCCGGCAGACGCCGCAGGTGCTTGAGCGCCAGCAGCGCGAGAACGCTGAAGCTGTGACCCGCCTGGCCACCGCCCTGCGCGAGCGCCGCCCGCCCTACGCGGTGACGGTGGCGCGCGGCAGCAGCGACCACGCCTGCACCGTGCTGAAATACGCCCTGGAAACACAACTGGCCCTGCCCGTCGCCTCGCTGGGGCCGAGCGTGCATACCCTTTACGGAGCGCGCCTCGACTTGCGTGGGGCGCTGGTGATTGCCGTATCGCAGTCGGGGGCCAGCCCGGACGTGGTGGAGAACGTTCAGATGGCCCGTGAGGGCGGGGCCATCACCGTGGCGCTGGTGAACGTAGAGGACAGCGATCTGGCCCGCGCTGCCGAATTCACCTTGCCGCTGCGCTGCGGCGAGGAGCGGGCGGTGGCCGCCACCAAGAGTTACCTCGCCAGCTTGACGGCCTTTCTGCCGGTGATCGCGGCACTGACTGACGATCAGGCATTGCAAGACGCATTGACCGGGCTGCCCGACAAGCTGACGCAGACCCTGGAACTGGAAAGCAGCGCCTCCGATCTGGCCGAGCGCTACCGCTTTGCCGAGAACCTGCTGGTGCTGGCACGCGGCCTGCACTTCGGGGTGGCGCAGGAAGCGGCCCTGAAGCTCAAGGAGACCTGCGGCATTCACGCCGAGGCCTACAGCGCCGCCGAGTTCAGTCACGGCCCCAAGCGCCTGCTGGCCGAGGGACTGCCCCTACTGGGCTTCGCGTCCGCCGACGCGGCCCGGAGCGCCACTGAGCAGGCATACCGCGATCTGGTCATCAGCGGAGCCGACCTGCGAACCATCGGCCCGGCTCCCGCCAGCAGCCTCATCACTCCCCAGACCGGCCACGCCCTCACCGATCCGGTGGCCAGCGCTCTGGCCTTTTACCTGTTCGCTGGGCATCTGGCGCTGCACAAAGGCCTCAATCCCGACGCCCCGCCGCTGCTGAGCAAAGTGACGAAGACGCGCTGA
- the guaB gene encoding IMP dehydrogenase — protein MEDRFAYKFGREGITFDDVLLLPRHSLVLPRDVNVQAQLTRRVRLNIPFVSAAMDTVTETAMAIAMAREGGIGVIHKNMGIDAQAEMVRKVKRSESGMIVDPITLPPTASVREADRMMAEYKISGVPITDAEGKLLGIITNRDMRFIDDLEQPIGNVMTRENLVTVAVGTDLEEARELFKRNRIEKLLVTEGEYLRGLITIKDIEKTVKYPNAAKDDLGRLRVAAAIGVSSDLMDRAAALVQAGADVLVLDSAHGHSQGILSALEQVKTRFDVDVIAGNIATREGTQALIDAGADAVKAGIGPGSICTTRVVTGVGVPQITAIFEASEAAREAGIPIIADGGIKQTGDAAKAIAAGASAVMMGSMLAGTDEAPGEVVLRDGRRYKSYRGMGSLGAMDQGSSDRYFQEKGSKKFVPEGIEGIVAYRGTAGEVVYQFVGGLRSSMGYCGAPDLDTLRREAQFVRISSASLIESHPHGVTITQEAPNYSK, from the coding sequence ATGGAAGACCGCTTCGCTTACAAGTTTGGCCGCGAGGGCATCACCTTCGACGACGTGCTGCTGCTGCCCCGGCACTCGCTGGTGCTGCCGAGAGACGTGAATGTGCAGGCCCAGCTGACCCGCCGGGTGCGGCTCAATATTCCCTTCGTATCGGCGGCGATGGACACCGTGACCGAAACCGCGATGGCCATAGCAATGGCCCGCGAGGGCGGCATCGGGGTCATTCACAAGAATATGGGCATCGACGCGCAGGCCGAGATGGTCCGCAAGGTCAAGCGCAGCGAGAGCGGCATGATCGTCGACCCGATTACGCTGCCGCCCACTGCCAGCGTGCGCGAGGCCGACCGGATGATGGCCGAGTACAAGATCAGCGGCGTGCCGATCACCGACGCCGAGGGCAAGCTGCTGGGCATCATCACCAACCGCGACATGCGCTTCATCGACGACTTAGAGCAGCCCATCGGCAACGTGATGACCCGCGAGAATCTGGTGACGGTGGCGGTGGGCACCGATCTGGAAGAGGCCCGTGAACTGTTCAAGCGCAACCGTATCGAGAAGCTGCTGGTGACGGAAGGCGAGTACCTGCGCGGCCTGATCACCATCAAGGACATCGAGAAGACAGTGAAGTACCCGAACGCCGCCAAGGACGATCTGGGCAGGCTGCGGGTCGCCGCCGCCATCGGGGTCAGCAGCGACCTGATGGACCGGGCCGCCGCGCTGGTGCAGGCTGGAGCCGACGTGCTGGTGCTCGACAGTGCCCACGGCCACTCGCAGGGCATTCTCAGCGCGCTTGAACAGGTCAAGACCCGCTTTGACGTGGACGTGATCGCGGGCAATATCGCCACGCGGGAAGGCACCCAGGCCCTGATCGACGCCGGGGCAGACGCGGTCAAGGCCGGGATCGGACCGGGGAGCATCTGCACCACCCGCGTCGTCACCGGCGTCGGCGTGCCGCAGATCACCGCCATCTTCGAGGCGTCCGAGGCCGCCCGTGAAGCGGGCATTCCGATTATTGCCGACGGCGGCATCAAGCAGACCGGCGACGCGGCCAAGGCGATTGCGGCCGGGGCCAGCGCCGTGATGATGGGCAGCATGCTGGCGGGCACCGACGAAGCCCCCGGCGAGGTCGTGCTGCGCGACGGGCGACGCTACAAGAGCTACCGGGGCATGGGCAGCCTGGGCGCGATGGACCAGGGAAGTTCGGACCGCTACTTTCAGGAGAAAGGCAGCAAGAAGTTCGTTCCCGAGGGCATTGAGGGCATCGTGGCCTACCGGGGCACGGCGGGCGAGGTGGTGTATCAGTTCGTCGGCGGCCTGAGAAGCAGCATGGGCTACTGCGGCGCACCCGACCTCGACACCCTGCGCCGTGAGGCCCAATTCGTGCGGATCAGCTCGGCCTCGCTGATCGAGAGCCATCCACACGGCGTGACAATCACGCAGGAAGCACCGAACTACAGCAAGTAA
- a CDS encoding LysM peptidoglycan-binding domain-containing protein translates to MKLTFLLGVGCAWALLASSVSAAYTVQPGDTLYQIARSAGVDSQVLLKLNGLSSPTLRVGQQLQLPAAGRATLVGQPKLATKLATGAARAAAPGVPTVSRSGPVGGPLAWKTEPAATVASFVGWSPVINVASFGDALPLRTYLRGLAFDFQTFNNCGPSALSAVLGFYKVSLGQNVIQQTTRQGDGYMQVSAIALELAKFGLRTRTIRGGQLVQVKKLLALGIPVIVLQWFDRPGHINHFRVVRGYDDQAGVMWVSDSMVGPVSYLSYRDFDALWNTQGRQMFPVYPAAYEAQVKTFL, encoded by the coding sequence ATGAAGCTTACTTTTTTGCTGGGCGTGGGCTGCGCCTGGGCACTGCTGGCCAGTTCGGTCTCAGCGGCCTACACGGTCCAGCCCGGCGACACCCTCTATCAGATCGCCCGCAGCGCTGGCGTGGACTCTCAAGTGCTGCTCAAGCTCAACGGCCTGAGCAGCCCGACCCTGAGAGTGGGCCAGCAGTTGCAGCTTCCGGCAGCGGGCCGGGCCACGCTGGTGGGCCAGCCCAAACTGGCCACGAAACTGGCAACGGGGGCAGCCCGCGCCGCTGCGCCCGGCGTACCCACGGTGTCGCGCTCTGGCCCGGTCGGCGGCCCACTTGCCTGGAAGACCGAGCCTGCCGCGACGGTGGCGAGCTTCGTGGGCTGGTCGCCGGTCATCAACGTGGCCTCGTTCGGCGACGCCCTGCCGCTGCGAACCTACCTGCGGGGGCTGGCCTTCGATTTCCAGACCTTTAATAACTGCGGTCCCAGCGCGCTCTCGGCGGTGCTGGGCTTTTACAAGGTGAGCCTTGGTCAGAACGTCATTCAGCAGACCACCCGCCAGGGCGACGGCTACATGCAGGTGAGTGCCATTGCCCTGGAACTCGCCAAGTTCGGCCTCCGCACCCGCACCATTCGCGGCGGCCAGCTCGTGCAGGTCAAAAAGCTGCTGGCGCTGGGCATTCCGGTGATCGTCTTGCAGTGGTTTGACCGCCCCGGTCACATCAACCACTTCCGGGTGGTGCGCGGCTACGATGACCAGGCAGGCGTCATGTGGGTGAGTGACAGCATGGTGGGGCCGGTGTCATATCTCAGCTACCGCGACTTCGACGCCCTCTGGAATACCCAGGGCCGCCAGATGTTTCCGGTGTACCCGGCAGCTTACGAGGCGCAGGTCAAGACGTTTCTGTAA
- the trhA gene encoding PAQR family membrane homeostasis protein TrhA: protein MKTMLKAVYHSLREPWNSLTHWAGAVFAVVALAGMLWYALAQHLSVWPFVVFGLSMLFLYTASASYHSFRVGERALLRLRKLDHSAIFLLIAGSYTPVAYFGLSGVWQSVVLWVIWGVALSGILLKLLTMRLPRWVSTLLYVIMGWTAVAFLPQLSHRLSGAALFWLTVGGVMYSIGAVVYGTKRWNPRPGIFGFHEIWHLFVLGGTGAHVAMMFALR from the coding sequence ATGAAGACGATGTTGAAGGCCGTCTACCATTCACTGCGTGAGCCGTGGAACAGCCTCACCCACTGGGCGGGCGCGGTGTTTGCGGTGGTCGCGCTGGCAGGTATGTTGTGGTACGCACTGGCCCAGCACCTGAGCGTCTGGCCGTTCGTGGTCTTCGGCCTGAGCATGCTGTTTCTATACACCGCCTCGGCGTCCTACCACTCGTTCCGGGTGGGCGAGCGCGCCCTGCTGCGGCTGCGCAAGCTCGACCACAGCGCCATTTTTCTGCTGATCGCGGGCAGCTATACCCCGGTGGCGTACTTCGGCCTCAGCGGCGTGTGGCAGAGCGTGGTGCTGTGGGTCATCTGGGGCGTGGCGCTCTCGGGCATTCTGCTCAAGCTGCTCACCATGCGCCTGCCCCGCTGGGTCAGCACACTGCTCTACGTCATCATGGGCTGGACCGCCGTGGCGTTCCTGCCGCAACTCTCGCACCGTCTCAGCGGCGCGGCCCTCTTCTGGTTGACGGTGGGCGGGGTCATGTACAGCATCGGAGCGGTGGTCTACGGCACCAAGCGGTGGAACCCGCGCCCCGGCATCTTCGGCTTCCACGAAATCTGGCATCTGTTCGTGCTGGGCGGCACCGGGGCACACGTGGCGATGATGTTCGCGCTGCGCTGA
- a CDS encoding site-2 protease family protein, which produces MGLLSLLSSNPTAFVIIALALILSLTVHEFAHAYTADRLGDPTPRQFGRVTLNPLAHLDPFGAILLLVAGFGFARPVPVNFNNLGRWGMVAVAAAGPISNILIALLCILLLRVLPETNLGDTILGIVASINVVLAVFNLIPIPLLDGSRILAGIFPNTLGRSLMEFERLPYAFLIVMGFILLARGPLSSVIGTVQGWLFGLAGV; this is translated from the coding sequence ATGGGTCTTCTCTCGCTGCTGTCGTCCAATCCCACCGCCTTTGTTATCATCGCACTGGCGCTGATCCTGTCGCTGACCGTTCACGAGTTTGCCCACGCCTACACCGCCGACCGGCTGGGCGACCCCACCCCCCGGCAGTTTGGGCGGGTCACGCTCAATCCGCTGGCCCACCTCGATCCGTTCGGGGCCATTCTGCTGCTGGTGGCGGGTTTCGGCTTCGCCCGCCCGGTACCGGTGAACTTTAACAATCTGGGCCGCTGGGGCATGGTGGCGGTGGCGGCGGCAGGGCCGATCAGTAACATTCTGATCGCGCTGCTGTGCATCCTGCTGCTGCGGGTGCTGCCCGAGACCAATCTTGGCGATACCATTCTGGGCATCGTCGCCAGCATCAACGTCGTGCTGGCGGTCTTCAATCTGATTCCCATTCCGCTGCTCGACGGCTCGCGCATCCTGGCGGGCATTTTCCCCAATACCCTGGGCCGCAGCTTGATGGAGTTCGAGCGGTTGCCCTACGCCTTTCTGATCGTGATGGGCTTCATCTTGCTGGCCCGTGGGCCGCTGAGTAGCGTCATCGGCACAGTGCAGGGCTGGCTGTTCGGGCTGGCAGGGGTCTAG
- a CDS encoding CCA tRNA nucleotidyltransferase — protein sequence MSDTLAHLLPAQPPPTLTPETLGQAGQVLDAWNLEALAVLDGGEVVGAATTGGTPEWVPLLESVISLEDARAALRTAPALAVTHAGTFAALLTPADLAPPAAPELAERVWAALGEADQELLSKLSARLSVGTLALVGGAVRDALLGLMPLDLDIVVVGADAEALAQASGLPFVFHPAYRNATLSLPGERNADLVSARMERYPAPGESPLPHPGTLAQDLRRRDFSLNALALVLGADGPELHDPHGGLTELAWREMRPLSARSFTDDASRIVRGARLAARLGLTASPELLAQVPQALAVAARTPRLDAELRLLLAEPQPGQAARVLERWGAGSLLPSASLPVLDALDALPERPVDAVYAAGLLSGAVDVPNWELRLNLGPRPAALLVRALGHGYAAPGSPEAVLRGVLRPQAYIPLTGKDVLKLGVSPGPGVGEALAHLAGLRRAGKVASREEEAAALRTYLGFSAP from the coding sequence GTGTCAGACACGCTCGCCCACCTGCTGCCCGCCCAGCCGCCACCAACGCTGACACCCGAGACGCTGGGGCAGGCTGGGCAGGTTCTCGACGCCTGGAATCTGGAGGCGCTGGCGGTGCTGGACGGGGGAGAGGTCGTGGGCGCGGCCACGACTGGCGGAACACCTGAGTGGGTGCCGCTGCTGGAGAGCGTGATCAGTCTGGAAGACGCCCGCGCCGCTCTGCGAACCGCGCCCGCCCTGGCGGTGACGCACGCCGGAACTTTCGCCGCCCTGCTGACGCCTGCTGACCTCGCGCCGCCCGCCGCGCCGGAACTGGCCGAACGGGTCTGGGCGGCCCTGGGCGAAGCGGACCAGGAACTGCTGTCGAAGTTGAGCGCCCGACTGAGCGTGGGCACCCTGGCCCTGGTCGGCGGGGCGGTGCGGGACGCTTTGTTGGGCCTCATGCCACTCGATCTCGACATCGTGGTGGTGGGAGCGGACGCGGAGGCGCTGGCGCAGGCGTCGGGGCTGCCGTTCGTCTTTCATCCGGCCTACCGCAATGCCACCCTCAGCTTGCCGGGTGAGCGCAACGCTGATCTGGTGAGCGCCAGAATGGAACGCTACCCGGCCCCCGGCGAGTCGCCGCTGCCGCACCCCGGTACCCTGGCGCAGGATCTGCGGCGGCGCGACTTCTCGCTGAATGCCCTGGCACTGGTGCTGGGAGCGGATGGGCCGGAGCTGCACGACCCGCACGGCGGCCTGACCGAACTGGCCTGGCGAGAGATGCGCCCACTCAGCGCTCGCTCGTTCACCGACGACGCCTCGCGGATAGTGCGCGGCGCACGGCTGGCGGCGCGGCTGGGACTTACGGCCTCGCCGGAACTGCTGGCCCAGGTGCCGCAGGCGCTGGCGGTGGCCGCCCGGACGCCCCGGCTCGACGCCGAGCTGAGATTGCTGCTGGCCGAACCCCAGCCCGGTCAGGCGGCGCGGGTGCTGGAGCGCTGGGGCGCGGGGTCGCTGCTGCCATCTGCCTCGCTACCGGTACTGGACGCGCTGGACGCCCTGCCCGAGCGTCCCGTTGACGCTGTCTACGCGGCGGGCCTGCTCTCCGGCGCGGTGGATGTGCCGAACTGGGAGCTGCGACTGAACCTGGGGCCACGTCCGGCGGCGCTGCTTGTGCGGGCGCTCGGCCACGGTTACGCTGCGCCCGGCAGCCCCGAGGCCGTGCTGCGCGGGGTGCTGCGGCCCCAGGCGTACATCCCGCTGACGGGCAAGGACGTGCTGAAGCTGGGTGTGTCGCCGGGGCCGGGGGTGGGCGAGGCGCTCGCGCATCTGGCCGGGTTGCGCCGGGCGGGGAAGGTCGCCAGCCGCGAGGAGGAGGCGGCGGCGCTGCGAACGTACCTGGGCTTCTCAGCGCCGTGA